In a single window of the Palaemon carinicauda isolate YSFRI2023 chromosome 10, ASM3689809v2, whole genome shotgun sequence genome:
- the LOC137648441 gene encoding putative uncharacterized protein DDB_G0282499, translated as INNNFNNNNNNNNNNNINIIIINNNNNNNNNNNNNNNNNNNNNNYNFNNNNNNNNNNNNNNNNNNNNNNNYNFNNNNNNNNNNNNNNNNNNNNNNNNNNNNNNNNNNNNNDNNNNNNNNNNNNNNNNNNNNNNNNNNNNNNNNNNKNYNFNNNNNNNNNNNNNNNNNNNNNNNNNNNNNNNNNNNYNFNNNNNNNNNNNNNNNNNNNNNNNNYNFNNNNNNNYYNFNNNNNNNNNNNNNNNNNNNNNNNNNNNNNNNNNNNNNNNNNNNNNNNNNNNNNNNNNNNNNNNNNNNNNNFNNNNNNNNNNNNNNNNNNNNNNNNNNNNNYNFNNNNNNNNNNNNNNNNNNNNNNNNNNNNNNNNNYNFTNNNNNNNNNNNNNNNNNNNNNNNNNNNNNNNNNNNNFNNNNNNNINNNNNNNNNNNNNNNNNNNNNNNNNNNNDNNNNNNNNFNNNNNNNNNNNNNNNNNNNNNNNNNNNNNNFNNNNNNNNNNNNNNNNNYYNFKNNNNNNNKNNNNNNNFNNINNNFNNNNININNNNNNNNNNNNNNNNNNNNNKNNNNNNNNNNNNNNNNNNN; from the coding sequence attaataataattttaataataataataataataataataataataatattaatattattattattaataataataataataataataataataataataataataataataataataataataataataattacaattttaataataataataataataataataataataataataataataataataataataataataataataattacaattttaataataataataataataataataataataataacaataataataataataataataataataataataataataataataataataataataataataataataataatgataataataataataataataataataataataataataataataataataataataataataataataataataataataataataataataataataataataagaattacaattttaataataataataataataataataataataataataataataataataataataataataataataataataataataataataataataataataataataattacaattttaataataataataataataataataataataataataataataataataataataataataataataataattacaattttaataataataataataataattattacaattttaataataataataataataataataataataataataataataataataataataataataataataataataataataataataataataataataataataataataataataataataataataataataataataataataataataataataataataataataataataataataataataataataataataataataacaattttaataataataataataataataataataataataataataataataataataataataataataataataataataataataataattacaattttaataataataataataataataataataataataataataataataataataataataataataataataataataataataataataataataataattacaattttactaataataataataataataataataataataataataataataataataataataataataataataataataataataataataataataataataataataataattttaataataataataataataatattaataataataataataataataataataataataataataataataataataataataataataataataataataataataatgataataataataataataataacaattttaataataataataataataataataataataataataataataataataataataataataataataataataataataataataataattttaataataataataataataataataataataataataataataataataattattacaattttaaaaataataataataataataataagaataataataataataacaattttaataatattaataataattttaataataataatattaatattaataataataataataataataataataataataataataataataataataataataataataaaaataataataacaataataataataataataataataataataataataataataat